From the Girardinichthys multiradiatus isolate DD_20200921_A chromosome 22, DD_fGirMul_XY1, whole genome shotgun sequence genome, one window contains:
- the gpr155b gene encoding integral membrane protein GPR155 isoform X5 encodes METPNNYVFIHGKNISHNTLAGSAAGPHMSIDKLFPALLECFGIILCGYIAGRADMITESHAKGLGNFVSKFALPALLFKNMVLLDFGDVIWAFLWSVLVAKVTVFVLVCVLTLIVASPDSRYSKAGLYAIFATQSNDFALGYPIVDALYRSTYPEYLQYIYLVAPVSLMLLNPIGFALCEVQRWRQASHPQHSSLGILGIVVLQVLKNPIVFMVIVGIISHFALGERIPDVLSEFIDGLANSFGGAALFYLGLTMVGQLRKLTRDTGVALILLITAKLLVMPLVCKDMVDILDMGVNSTSLNHTSLSNFAFLYGVFPTAPSVAIYAGHYNIELEVVTSGMVISTFLSAPIMYVSAWLLTIPLMDPTPLVAELENVSFNISIISLVGLVWTIAVMLLSRTFNQLPHLLVLNLFLAQFLVCVSMILWNFLVKQEDNLLSKMFTFTLLYGSLYSTYIWTGLIPLCLALTNRDDLLRLRPGVFMALGWGVPFVMVGVLLLSGERTETIDSAFFYGRAQIISSAVVLAVSLALGAISLMGLNQGNREQIGYEALSRAAVTGINDERRAPGGLEDQQQQQQMDMANSPTCSINSDFHNISSLQTIPDMIASTQREHTNSTDHSGASCDGQQPSSSASEQPLDLPPPGLQSTDDKQTVRHVLLCLLLSVSLLANLSSCLWWLFNKDPGRLYLELQFFCAVANYGQGFLSFGIFGLDRHLIIVPFKKRFLSLWHGRDVEDLSPSAVPEEVRLTCTQFVRYHKDQCVQDIVHTRSGSGESANASAGESFL; translated from the exons ATGGAGACTCCCAACAACTATGTGTTCATCCACGGGAAGAACATCTCCCACAACACCCTGGCTGGCTCTGCTGCTGGGCCCCACATGTCCATCGACAAGCTATTCCCGGCTCTTCTTGAGTGCTTCGGCATCATACTGTGTGGTTATATAGCTGGACG GGCTGACATGATCACAGAGAGCCACGCGAAGGGCCTGGGGAACTTTGTCTCTAAATTTGCTCTTCCAGCTTTGCTCTTTAAAAACATGGTGCTGTTGGACTTTGGAGACGTCATTTGGGCTTTTCTTTGGAGTGTCTTGGTTGCAAAG GTTACAGTGTTTGTGCTGGTGTGTGTGTTGACACTGATAGTGGCCAGTCCAGACAGTAGATACAGCAAGGCTGGTCTGTACGCCATCTTTGCTACTCAGAGTAATGACTTTGCCTTGGGATACCCAATAG TTGATGCTTTGTATCGAAGCACATATCCAGAATACCTCCAGTACATCTACCTGGTTGCCCCTGTTTCCCTCATGCTCCTCAATCCCATCGGTTTTGCTCTCTGTGAGGTGCAGAGGTGGAGGCAGGCTAGCCATCCACAACACAGTAGTCTTGGTATCCTGGGAATTGTAGTTTTACAG GTGTTGAAGAACCCGATAGTATTCATGGTGATAGTGGGAATCATCTCCCATTTTGCCCTGGGAGAACGGATTCCTGATGTGCTGTCTGAGTTCATAGACGGCCTAGCCAACTCTTTTGGAGGAGCAGCGCTGTTTTACCTCGGCCTCACTATG GTCGGCCAGCTCAGAAAGCTAACCAGAGACACTGGAGTTGCCCTGATTCTCCTCATCACAGCCAAACT CCTGGTAATGCCATTGGTCTGCAAAGACATGGTGGACATTCTGGACATGGGAGTGAACAGCACAAGCCTGAACCACACTAGTTTATCCaattttgcttttctttacGGAGTCTTCCCAACAGCACCAAGTGTGGCCATCTATGCTGGACATTACAACATTGAGCTGGAGGTG gtgaCATCGGGGATGGTAATCAGCACATTCTTGTCAGCACCAATCATGTACGTGTCAGCCTGGTTGTTGACCATCCCTTTAATGGACCCAACCCCTCTTGTAGCAGAGCTTGAGAACGTCAGCTTCAACATCAGCATCATCAGCCTCGTAGGACTG GTGTGGACCATCGCTGTGATGTTGCTTAGCAGAACATTTAATCAACTCCCTCATCTACTTGTGTTAAACCTTTTCCTGGCTCAG TTTTTAGTGTGTGTTAGTATGATCCTGTGGAACTTtctggtgaaacaagaagataaTCTCCTCAGCAAAATGTTCACATTCACTTTGTTGTATGGGTCCCTGTACAGCACATATATCTGGACAG GTTTAATTCCTCTCTGTCTGGCTCTGACTAACAGAGATGATCTTCTCAGACTCAGACCAGGAGTCTTTATGGCTTTGGGCTGGGG GGTTCCCTTCGTGATGGTTGGAGTTCTTCTGCTATCAGGAGAAAGGACAGAAACCATCGACTCTGCCTTCTTCTACGGCAGAGCTCAG ATAATCAGCTCTGCTGTGGTTCTTGCTGTAAGCCTGGCCCTCGGTGCCATTTCCCTGATGGGTCTGAACCAGGGAAACCGGGAGCAGATCGGGTACGAAGCCCTGAGCAGAGCTGCTGTCACTGGCATCAATGATGAACGGAGGGCCCCTGGTGGCCTGGAAGAtcaacaacaacagcagcagatggaCATGGCAAATTCTCCTACTTGCAGCATCAACTCAG ATTTCCACAACATTTCTTCTCTCCAGACCATACCTGACATGATAGCCAGCACACAGAGGGAGCACACTAACAGCACAG ACCACAGTGGGGCGTCGTGTGACGGACAGCAGCCGAGTTCGTCGGCCTCAGAGCAGCCACTGGATCTGCCACCACCAGGCCTTCAGAGCACTGATGACAAACAGACTGTGAGACACGTTTTGCTCTGTCTGCTGCTCAGCGTCAGCCTGCTGGCG AATCTGTCCAGCTGTCTTTGGTGGCTGTTCAATAAGGATCCCGGCCGACTTTACCTGGAACTGCAGTTTTTCTGTGCTGTAGCCAACTATGGGCAG GGTTTCCTTTCGTTTGGAATATTTGGTCTGGACAGACACCTCATCATTGTACCATTCAAGAAGAG GTTTCTCAGCCTGTGGCATGGCAGAGACGTAGAGGATCTGAGTCCTTCTGCCGTCCCTGAGGAGGTCCGACTCACGTGTACCCAGTTTGTCCGCTACCACAAAGACCAGTGTGTACAAGACATAGTACACACTCGCAG TGGCTCAGGGGAAAGTGCGAACGCTTCAGCAGGTGAATCCTTCCTCTGA